In Triplophysa rosa linkage group LG7, Trosa_1v2, whole genome shotgun sequence, the following proteins share a genomic window:
- the sp3b gene encoding transcription factor Sp3 isoform X4, with protein MTAPEQPAKQQEMAALDVDGSQSDFLQPASGAQDQTTDLTGIQLTGSSDRWEVLTPVSSGKDEMTVVQISSGGLLGSNGQYVVPLQTMAGQTQPVFVTAGVDGTGANGVQYQVIPQLQGTDGASLSYAAATVDGATLGTDIAILPDGTQGITTATSANDLQGLLSQTGHVQHIPTVSLAGSGFGAQGHVVANMGLPGNITLVPINSLSNMDLESLGLAGAQTIATSITADGQLIMTGPASATSENHGESAGGKCTEPLNANNANSFVPTTTSSATTSLPETIDGTGVLTQATAVSAGQHDPSYIQQNHNAGGEQVVQILPAQAADGTAQTLQSVQLLNAGTFLIQAQTVSPTGQIQWQTFQVQGVQNLQNLQLPGAGGVSSSQITLAPVQTLSLGQSGATGAVGQIPNLQTVTVNSLGQYQQEENPEGHSDIQIKEEPESDDWSNSTLNTSDLSHLRVRMVEDDMEGAGQEGKRLRRVACTCPNCKEAGGRGSGTGKKKQHICHIPGCGKVYGKTSHLRAHLRWHSGERPFICSWSYCGKRFTRSDELQRHRRTHTGEKKFVCPECSKRFMRSDHLAKHIKTHQNKKGLNSNAGVGQMEAGAAPSDTIITGGGATLILTNLQQAGTQDLLSNSDLPLQLVTVSASEVME; from the exons ATGACTG CCCCAGAACAGCCAGCGAAACAGCAGGAAATGGCTGCCTTGGACGTGGACGGCAGTCAGAGCGACTTTCTGCAGCCCGCCAGCGGCGCCCAGGACCAG ACCACAGACCTCACGGGCATCCAGCTGACGGGCTCATCGGATCGCTGGGAAGTTCTGACACCTGTGAGCTCGGGTAAAGACGAGATGACGGTGGTGCAGATATCCAGCGGAGGACTTCTGGGCAGTAACGGGCAATACGTGGTGCCGCTACAGACTATGGCAGGGCAAACCCAGCCTGTTTTTGTTACAGCAGGGGTAGATGGCACCGGTGCCAACGGGGTGCAGTACCAGGTCATCCCCCAGCTCCAGGGGACAGACGGGGCGTCATTAAGCTATGCAGCAGCCACGGTGGACGGAGCCACGCTGGGCACAGACATCGCCATCCTTCCAGACGGAACTCAAGGAATCACTACGGCCACCAGCGCCAACGACCTCCAGGGCCTGCTGAGTCAAACGGGGCACGTACAGCATATTCCCACCGTCTCGTTGGCCGGCTCGGGGTTTGGTGCGCAGGGCCATGTCGTCGCCAACATGGGGCTGCCGGGCAATATCACGTTAGTGCCGATAAACAGCTTGAGTAACATGGATCTCGAGTCTCTGGGGTTGGCTGGTGCTCAGACCATAGCCACGAGCATTACAGCGGACGGCCAGCTCATCATGACCGGTCCCGCCTCCGCGACAAGCGAGAACCATGGTGAAAGCGCGGGCGGAAAATGCACGGAGCCGCTCAACGCCAACAATGCTAACTCCTTTGTGCCAACCACCACCTCTTCCGCAACGACGTCTCTGCCAGAGACGATAGATGGCACCGGGGTTCTCACGCAAGCTACCGCCGTGTCAGCTGGTCAGCATGATCCGTCCTATATCCAGCAGAACCACAACGCCGGCGGCGAGCAGGTGGTGCAGATTTTACCGGCGCAGGCGGCCGACGGTACGGCGCAGACACTACAAAGCGTGCAGCTGTTGAACGCTGGTACCTTTCTGATCCAAGCGCAAACCGTCTCTCCCACCGGGCAGATCCAGTGGCAGACCTTCCAGGTTCAGGGAGTCCAAAACCTGCAGAATCTGCAGCTGCCGGGTGCCGGCGGTGTCTCGTCCTCTCAGATAACCCTCGCCCCTGTGCAGACGCTTTCTCTCGGCCAGTCCGGGGCCACGGGGGCTGTCGGTCAGATCCCCAACCTTCAGACAGTCACGGTCAACTCTCTTGGTCAGTACCAGCAAGAAGAGAACCCAGAAGGCCATTCAG ATATCCAAATCAAAGAAGAACCGGAGTCAGACGACTGGTCTAATTCCACCCTGAACACCAGTGATTTGTCACATCTTCGCGTGCGGATGGTCGAGGATGATATGGAGGGGGCGGGGCAAGAGGGAAAGAGGCTGCGTAGGGTGGCCTGCACTTGCCCCAACTGCAAAGAGGCCGGAGGAAG AGGTTCGGGTACGGGGAAGaagaaacaacacatttgtCACATCCCGGGGTGCGGTAAGGTGTACGGAAAGACGTCTCACCTCCGAGCTCACCTCCGCTGGCACTCGGGAGAGAGACCCTTCATTTGCTCATGGAGTTACTGTGGAAAGAGATTCACCCGCAGCGACGAGCTCCAGCGTCACCGCAGAACACACACAG GAGAGAAGAAGTTTGTGTGTCCGGAGTGCTCCAAACGTTTCATGCGCAGCGACCATTTGGccaaacacattaaaactcacCAGAACAAAAAAGGGCTAAACTCCAATGCTGGGGTGGGTCAGATGGAAGCGGGGGCCGCCCCCTCGGACACCATCATCACCGGGGGCGGAGCCACTCTCATCCTGACCAATCTGCAACAGGCCGGCACCCAGGACCTCCTTTCAAACTCCGACCTCCCGCTCCAGCTGGTCACTGTGTCTGCCAGTGAAGTTATGGAGTGA
- the sp3b gene encoding transcription factor Sp3 isoform X2, whose product MTAPEQPAKQQEMAALDVDGSQSDFLQPASGAQDQTTDLTGIQLTGSSDRWEVLTPVSSGKDEMTVVQISSGGLLGSNGQYVVPLQTMAGQTQPVFVTAGVDGTGANGVQYQVIPQLQGTDGASLSYAAATVDGATLGTDIAILPDGTQGITTATSANDLQGLLSQTGHVQHIPTVSLAGSGFGAQGHVVANMGLPGNITLVPINSLSNMDLESLGLAGAQTIATSITADGQLIMTGPASATSENHGESAGGKCTEPLNANNANSFVPTTTSSATTSLPETIDGTGVLTQATAVSAGQHDPSYIQQNHNAGGEQVVQILPAQAADGTAQTLQSVQLLNAGTFLIQAQTVSPTGQIQWQTFQVQGVQNLQNLQLPGAGGVSSSQITLAPVQTLSLGQSGATGAVGQIPNLQTVTVNSLGQYQQEENPEGHSDHRPFSHFADIQIKEEPESDDWSNSTLNTSDLSHLRVRMVEDDMEGAGQEGKRLRRVACTCPNCKEAGGRGSGTGKKKQHICHIPGCGKVYGKTSHLRAHLRWHSGERPFICSWSYCGKRFTRSDELQRHRRTHTGEKKFVCPECSKRFMRSDHLAKHIKTHQNKKGLNSNAGVGQMEAGAAPSDTIITGGGATLILTNLQQAGTQDLLSNSDLPLQLVTVSASEVME is encoded by the exons ATGACTG CCCCAGAACAGCCAGCGAAACAGCAGGAAATGGCTGCCTTGGACGTGGACGGCAGTCAGAGCGACTTTCTGCAGCCCGCCAGCGGCGCCCAGGACCAG ACCACAGACCTCACGGGCATCCAGCTGACGGGCTCATCGGATCGCTGGGAAGTTCTGACACCTGTGAGCTCGGGTAAAGACGAGATGACGGTGGTGCAGATATCCAGCGGAGGACTTCTGGGCAGTAACGGGCAATACGTGGTGCCGCTACAGACTATGGCAGGGCAAACCCAGCCTGTTTTTGTTACAGCAGGGGTAGATGGCACCGGTGCCAACGGGGTGCAGTACCAGGTCATCCCCCAGCTCCAGGGGACAGACGGGGCGTCATTAAGCTATGCAGCAGCCACGGTGGACGGAGCCACGCTGGGCACAGACATCGCCATCCTTCCAGACGGAACTCAAGGAATCACTACGGCCACCAGCGCCAACGACCTCCAGGGCCTGCTGAGTCAAACGGGGCACGTACAGCATATTCCCACCGTCTCGTTGGCCGGCTCGGGGTTTGGTGCGCAGGGCCATGTCGTCGCCAACATGGGGCTGCCGGGCAATATCACGTTAGTGCCGATAAACAGCTTGAGTAACATGGATCTCGAGTCTCTGGGGTTGGCTGGTGCTCAGACCATAGCCACGAGCATTACAGCGGACGGCCAGCTCATCATGACCGGTCCCGCCTCCGCGACAAGCGAGAACCATGGTGAAAGCGCGGGCGGAAAATGCACGGAGCCGCTCAACGCCAACAATGCTAACTCCTTTGTGCCAACCACCACCTCTTCCGCAACGACGTCTCTGCCAGAGACGATAGATGGCACCGGGGTTCTCACGCAAGCTACCGCCGTGTCAGCTGGTCAGCATGATCCGTCCTATATCCAGCAGAACCACAACGCCGGCGGCGAGCAGGTGGTGCAGATTTTACCGGCGCAGGCGGCCGACGGTACGGCGCAGACACTACAAAGCGTGCAGCTGTTGAACGCTGGTACCTTTCTGATCCAAGCGCAAACCGTCTCTCCCACCGGGCAGATCCAGTGGCAGACCTTCCAGGTTCAGGGAGTCCAAAACCTGCAGAATCTGCAGCTGCCGGGTGCCGGCGGTGTCTCGTCCTCTCAGATAACCCTCGCCCCTGTGCAGACGCTTTCTCTCGGCCAGTCCGGGGCCACGGGGGCTGTCGGTCAGATCCCCAACCTTCAGACAGTCACGGTCAACTCTCTTGGTCAGTACCAGCAAGAAGAGAACCCAGAAGGCCATTCAG ACCATAGACCCTTCTCTCATTTTGCAGATATCCAAATCAAAGAAGAACCGGAGTCAGACGACTGGTCTAATTCCACCCTGAACACCAGTGATTTGTCACATCTTCGCGTGCGGATGGTCGAGGATGATATGGAGGGGGCGGGGCAAGAGGGAAAGAGGCTGCGTAGGGTGGCCTGCACTTGCCCCAACTGCAAAGAGGCCGGAGGAAG AGGTTCGGGTACGGGGAAGaagaaacaacacatttgtCACATCCCGGGGTGCGGTAAGGTGTACGGAAAGACGTCTCACCTCCGAGCTCACCTCCGCTGGCACTCGGGAGAGAGACCCTTCATTTGCTCATGGAGTTACTGTGGAAAGAGATTCACCCGCAGCGACGAGCTCCAGCGTCACCGCAGAACACACACAG GAGAGAAGAAGTTTGTGTGTCCGGAGTGCTCCAAACGTTTCATGCGCAGCGACCATTTGGccaaacacattaaaactcacCAGAACAAAAAAGGGCTAAACTCCAATGCTGGGGTGGGTCAGATGGAAGCGGGGGCCGCCCCCTCGGACACCATCATCACCGGGGGCGGAGCCACTCTCATCCTGACCAATCTGCAACAGGCCGGCACCCAGGACCTCCTTTCAAACTCCGACCTCCCGCTCCAGCTGGTCACTGTGTCTGCCAGTGAAGTTATGGAGTGA
- the sp3b gene encoding transcription factor Sp3 isoform X6 encodes MAALDVDGSQSDFLQPASGAQDQTTDLTGIQLTGSSDRWEVLTPVSSGKDEMTVVQISSGGLLGSNGQYVVPLQTMAGQTQPVFVTAGVDGTGANGVQYQVIPQLQGTDGASLSYAAATVDGATLGTDIAILPDGTQGITTATSANDLQGLLSQTGHVQHIPTVSLAGSGFGAQGHVVANMGLPGNITLVPINSLSNMDLESLGLAGAQTIATSITADGQLIMTGPASATSENHGESAGGKCTEPLNANNANSFVPTTTSSATTSLPETIDGTGVLTQATAVSAGQHDPSYIQQNHNAGGEQVVQILPAQAADGTAQTLQSVQLLNAGTFLIQAQTVSPTGQIQWQTFQVQGVQNLQNLQLPGAGGVSSSQITLAPVQTLSLGQSGATGAVGQIPNLQTVTVNSLGQYQQEENPEGHSDHRPFSHFADIQIKEEPESDDWSNSTLNTSDLSHLRVRMVEDDMEGAGQEGKRLRRVACTCPNCKEAGGRGSGTGKKKQHICHIPGCGKVYGKTSHLRAHLRWHSGERPFICSWSYCGKRFTRSDELQRHRRTHTGEKKFVCPECSKRFMRSDHLAKHIKTHQNKKGLNSNAGVGQMEAGAAPSDTIITGGGATLILTNLQQAGTQDLLSNSDLPLQLVTVSASEVME; translated from the exons ATGGCTGCCTTGGACGTGGACGGCAGTCAGAGCGACTTTCTGCAGCCCGCCAGCGGCGCCCAGGACCAG ACCACAGACCTCACGGGCATCCAGCTGACGGGCTCATCGGATCGCTGGGAAGTTCTGACACCTGTGAGCTCGGGTAAAGACGAGATGACGGTGGTGCAGATATCCAGCGGAGGACTTCTGGGCAGTAACGGGCAATACGTGGTGCCGCTACAGACTATGGCAGGGCAAACCCAGCCTGTTTTTGTTACAGCAGGGGTAGATGGCACCGGTGCCAACGGGGTGCAGTACCAGGTCATCCCCCAGCTCCAGGGGACAGACGGGGCGTCATTAAGCTATGCAGCAGCCACGGTGGACGGAGCCACGCTGGGCACAGACATCGCCATCCTTCCAGACGGAACTCAAGGAATCACTACGGCCACCAGCGCCAACGACCTCCAGGGCCTGCTGAGTCAAACGGGGCACGTACAGCATATTCCCACCGTCTCGTTGGCCGGCTCGGGGTTTGGTGCGCAGGGCCATGTCGTCGCCAACATGGGGCTGCCGGGCAATATCACGTTAGTGCCGATAAACAGCTTGAGTAACATGGATCTCGAGTCTCTGGGGTTGGCTGGTGCTCAGACCATAGCCACGAGCATTACAGCGGACGGCCAGCTCATCATGACCGGTCCCGCCTCCGCGACAAGCGAGAACCATGGTGAAAGCGCGGGCGGAAAATGCACGGAGCCGCTCAACGCCAACAATGCTAACTCCTTTGTGCCAACCACCACCTCTTCCGCAACGACGTCTCTGCCAGAGACGATAGATGGCACCGGGGTTCTCACGCAAGCTACCGCCGTGTCAGCTGGTCAGCATGATCCGTCCTATATCCAGCAGAACCACAACGCCGGCGGCGAGCAGGTGGTGCAGATTTTACCGGCGCAGGCGGCCGACGGTACGGCGCAGACACTACAAAGCGTGCAGCTGTTGAACGCTGGTACCTTTCTGATCCAAGCGCAAACCGTCTCTCCCACCGGGCAGATCCAGTGGCAGACCTTCCAGGTTCAGGGAGTCCAAAACCTGCAGAATCTGCAGCTGCCGGGTGCCGGCGGTGTCTCGTCCTCTCAGATAACCCTCGCCCCTGTGCAGACGCTTTCTCTCGGCCAGTCCGGGGCCACGGGGGCTGTCGGTCAGATCCCCAACCTTCAGACAGTCACGGTCAACTCTCTTGGTCAGTACCAGCAAGAAGAGAACCCAGAAGGCCATTCAG ACCATAGACCCTTCTCTCATTTTGCAGATATCCAAATCAAAGAAGAACCGGAGTCAGACGACTGGTCTAATTCCACCCTGAACACCAGTGATTTGTCACATCTTCGCGTGCGGATGGTCGAGGATGATATGGAGGGGGCGGGGCAAGAGGGAAAGAGGCTGCGTAGGGTGGCCTGCACTTGCCCCAACTGCAAAGAGGCCGGAGGAAG AGGTTCGGGTACGGGGAAGaagaaacaacacatttgtCACATCCCGGGGTGCGGTAAGGTGTACGGAAAGACGTCTCACCTCCGAGCTCACCTCCGCTGGCACTCGGGAGAGAGACCCTTCATTTGCTCATGGAGTTACTGTGGAAAGAGATTCACCCGCAGCGACGAGCTCCAGCGTCACCGCAGAACACACACAG GAGAGAAGAAGTTTGTGTGTCCGGAGTGCTCCAAACGTTTCATGCGCAGCGACCATTTGGccaaacacattaaaactcacCAGAACAAAAAAGGGCTAAACTCCAATGCTGGGGTGGGTCAGATGGAAGCGGGGGCCGCCCCCTCGGACACCATCATCACCGGGGGCGGAGCCACTCTCATCCTGACCAATCTGCAACAGGCCGGCACCCAGGACCTCCTTTCAAACTCCGACCTCCCGCTCCAGCTGGTCACTGTGTCTGCCAGTGAAGTTATGGAGTGA
- the sp3b gene encoding transcription factor Sp3 isoform X1, translating into MTAPEQPAKQQEMAALDVDGSQSDFLQPASGAQDQQTTDLTGIQLTGSSDRWEVLTPVSSGKDEMTVVQISSGGLLGSNGQYVVPLQTMAGQTQPVFVTAGVDGTGANGVQYQVIPQLQGTDGASLSYAAATVDGATLGTDIAILPDGTQGITTATSANDLQGLLSQTGHVQHIPTVSLAGSGFGAQGHVVANMGLPGNITLVPINSLSNMDLESLGLAGAQTIATSITADGQLIMTGPASATSENHGESAGGKCTEPLNANNANSFVPTTTSSATTSLPETIDGTGVLTQATAVSAGQHDPSYIQQNHNAGGEQVVQILPAQAADGTAQTLQSVQLLNAGTFLIQAQTVSPTGQIQWQTFQVQGVQNLQNLQLPGAGGVSSSQITLAPVQTLSLGQSGATGAVGQIPNLQTVTVNSLGQYQQEENPEGHSDHRPFSHFADIQIKEEPESDDWSNSTLNTSDLSHLRVRMVEDDMEGAGQEGKRLRRVACTCPNCKEAGGRGSGTGKKKQHICHIPGCGKVYGKTSHLRAHLRWHSGERPFICSWSYCGKRFTRSDELQRHRRTHTGEKKFVCPECSKRFMRSDHLAKHIKTHQNKKGLNSNAGVGQMEAGAAPSDTIITGGGATLILTNLQQAGTQDLLSNSDLPLQLVTVSASEVME; encoded by the exons ATGACTG CCCCAGAACAGCCAGCGAAACAGCAGGAAATGGCTGCCTTGGACGTGGACGGCAGTCAGAGCGACTTTCTGCAGCCCGCCAGCGGCGCCCAGGACCAG CAGACCACAGACCTCACGGGCATCCAGCTGACGGGCTCATCGGATCGCTGGGAAGTTCTGACACCTGTGAGCTCGGGTAAAGACGAGATGACGGTGGTGCAGATATCCAGCGGAGGACTTCTGGGCAGTAACGGGCAATACGTGGTGCCGCTACAGACTATGGCAGGGCAAACCCAGCCTGTTTTTGTTACAGCAGGGGTAGATGGCACCGGTGCCAACGGGGTGCAGTACCAGGTCATCCCCCAGCTCCAGGGGACAGACGGGGCGTCATTAAGCTATGCAGCAGCCACGGTGGACGGAGCCACGCTGGGCACAGACATCGCCATCCTTCCAGACGGAACTCAAGGAATCACTACGGCCACCAGCGCCAACGACCTCCAGGGCCTGCTGAGTCAAACGGGGCACGTACAGCATATTCCCACCGTCTCGTTGGCCGGCTCGGGGTTTGGTGCGCAGGGCCATGTCGTCGCCAACATGGGGCTGCCGGGCAATATCACGTTAGTGCCGATAAACAGCTTGAGTAACATGGATCTCGAGTCTCTGGGGTTGGCTGGTGCTCAGACCATAGCCACGAGCATTACAGCGGACGGCCAGCTCATCATGACCGGTCCCGCCTCCGCGACAAGCGAGAACCATGGTGAAAGCGCGGGCGGAAAATGCACGGAGCCGCTCAACGCCAACAATGCTAACTCCTTTGTGCCAACCACCACCTCTTCCGCAACGACGTCTCTGCCAGAGACGATAGATGGCACCGGGGTTCTCACGCAAGCTACCGCCGTGTCAGCTGGTCAGCATGATCCGTCCTATATCCAGCAGAACCACAACGCCGGCGGCGAGCAGGTGGTGCAGATTTTACCGGCGCAGGCGGCCGACGGTACGGCGCAGACACTACAAAGCGTGCAGCTGTTGAACGCTGGTACCTTTCTGATCCAAGCGCAAACCGTCTCTCCCACCGGGCAGATCCAGTGGCAGACCTTCCAGGTTCAGGGAGTCCAAAACCTGCAGAATCTGCAGCTGCCGGGTGCCGGCGGTGTCTCGTCCTCTCAGATAACCCTCGCCCCTGTGCAGACGCTTTCTCTCGGCCAGTCCGGGGCCACGGGGGCTGTCGGTCAGATCCCCAACCTTCAGACAGTCACGGTCAACTCTCTTGGTCAGTACCAGCAAGAAGAGAACCCAGAAGGCCATTCAG ACCATAGACCCTTCTCTCATTTTGCAGATATCCAAATCAAAGAAGAACCGGAGTCAGACGACTGGTCTAATTCCACCCTGAACACCAGTGATTTGTCACATCTTCGCGTGCGGATGGTCGAGGATGATATGGAGGGGGCGGGGCAAGAGGGAAAGAGGCTGCGTAGGGTGGCCTGCACTTGCCCCAACTGCAAAGAGGCCGGAGGAAG AGGTTCGGGTACGGGGAAGaagaaacaacacatttgtCACATCCCGGGGTGCGGTAAGGTGTACGGAAAGACGTCTCACCTCCGAGCTCACCTCCGCTGGCACTCGGGAGAGAGACCCTTCATTTGCTCATGGAGTTACTGTGGAAAGAGATTCACCCGCAGCGACGAGCTCCAGCGTCACCGCAGAACACACACAG GAGAGAAGAAGTTTGTGTGTCCGGAGTGCTCCAAACGTTTCATGCGCAGCGACCATTTGGccaaacacattaaaactcacCAGAACAAAAAAGGGCTAAACTCCAATGCTGGGGTGGGTCAGATGGAAGCGGGGGCCGCCCCCTCGGACACCATCATCACCGGGGGCGGAGCCACTCTCATCCTGACCAATCTGCAACAGGCCGGCACCCAGGACCTCCTTTCAAACTCCGACCTCCCGCTCCAGCTGGTCACTGTGTCTGCCAGTGAAGTTATGGAGTGA
- the sp3b gene encoding transcription factor Sp3 isoform X5, whose translation MAALDVDGSQSDFLQPASGAQDQQTTDLTGIQLTGSSDRWEVLTPVSSGKDEMTVVQISSGGLLGSNGQYVVPLQTMAGQTQPVFVTAGVDGTGANGVQYQVIPQLQGTDGASLSYAAATVDGATLGTDIAILPDGTQGITTATSANDLQGLLSQTGHVQHIPTVSLAGSGFGAQGHVVANMGLPGNITLVPINSLSNMDLESLGLAGAQTIATSITADGQLIMTGPASATSENHGESAGGKCTEPLNANNANSFVPTTTSSATTSLPETIDGTGVLTQATAVSAGQHDPSYIQQNHNAGGEQVVQILPAQAADGTAQTLQSVQLLNAGTFLIQAQTVSPTGQIQWQTFQVQGVQNLQNLQLPGAGGVSSSQITLAPVQTLSLGQSGATGAVGQIPNLQTVTVNSLGQYQQEENPEGHSDHRPFSHFADIQIKEEPESDDWSNSTLNTSDLSHLRVRMVEDDMEGAGQEGKRLRRVACTCPNCKEAGGRGSGTGKKKQHICHIPGCGKVYGKTSHLRAHLRWHSGERPFICSWSYCGKRFTRSDELQRHRRTHTGEKKFVCPECSKRFMRSDHLAKHIKTHQNKKGLNSNAGVGQMEAGAAPSDTIITGGGATLILTNLQQAGTQDLLSNSDLPLQLVTVSASEVME comes from the exons ATGGCTGCCTTGGACGTGGACGGCAGTCAGAGCGACTTTCTGCAGCCCGCCAGCGGCGCCCAGGACCAG CAGACCACAGACCTCACGGGCATCCAGCTGACGGGCTCATCGGATCGCTGGGAAGTTCTGACACCTGTGAGCTCGGGTAAAGACGAGATGACGGTGGTGCAGATATCCAGCGGAGGACTTCTGGGCAGTAACGGGCAATACGTGGTGCCGCTACAGACTATGGCAGGGCAAACCCAGCCTGTTTTTGTTACAGCAGGGGTAGATGGCACCGGTGCCAACGGGGTGCAGTACCAGGTCATCCCCCAGCTCCAGGGGACAGACGGGGCGTCATTAAGCTATGCAGCAGCCACGGTGGACGGAGCCACGCTGGGCACAGACATCGCCATCCTTCCAGACGGAACTCAAGGAATCACTACGGCCACCAGCGCCAACGACCTCCAGGGCCTGCTGAGTCAAACGGGGCACGTACAGCATATTCCCACCGTCTCGTTGGCCGGCTCGGGGTTTGGTGCGCAGGGCCATGTCGTCGCCAACATGGGGCTGCCGGGCAATATCACGTTAGTGCCGATAAACAGCTTGAGTAACATGGATCTCGAGTCTCTGGGGTTGGCTGGTGCTCAGACCATAGCCACGAGCATTACAGCGGACGGCCAGCTCATCATGACCGGTCCCGCCTCCGCGACAAGCGAGAACCATGGTGAAAGCGCGGGCGGAAAATGCACGGAGCCGCTCAACGCCAACAATGCTAACTCCTTTGTGCCAACCACCACCTCTTCCGCAACGACGTCTCTGCCAGAGACGATAGATGGCACCGGGGTTCTCACGCAAGCTACCGCCGTGTCAGCTGGTCAGCATGATCCGTCCTATATCCAGCAGAACCACAACGCCGGCGGCGAGCAGGTGGTGCAGATTTTACCGGCGCAGGCGGCCGACGGTACGGCGCAGACACTACAAAGCGTGCAGCTGTTGAACGCTGGTACCTTTCTGATCCAAGCGCAAACCGTCTCTCCCACCGGGCAGATCCAGTGGCAGACCTTCCAGGTTCAGGGAGTCCAAAACCTGCAGAATCTGCAGCTGCCGGGTGCCGGCGGTGTCTCGTCCTCTCAGATAACCCTCGCCCCTGTGCAGACGCTTTCTCTCGGCCAGTCCGGGGCCACGGGGGCTGTCGGTCAGATCCCCAACCTTCAGACAGTCACGGTCAACTCTCTTGGTCAGTACCAGCAAGAAGAGAACCCAGAAGGCCATTCAG ACCATAGACCCTTCTCTCATTTTGCAGATATCCAAATCAAAGAAGAACCGGAGTCAGACGACTGGTCTAATTCCACCCTGAACACCAGTGATTTGTCACATCTTCGCGTGCGGATGGTCGAGGATGATATGGAGGGGGCGGGGCAAGAGGGAAAGAGGCTGCGTAGGGTGGCCTGCACTTGCCCCAACTGCAAAGAGGCCGGAGGAAG AGGTTCGGGTACGGGGAAGaagaaacaacacatttgtCACATCCCGGGGTGCGGTAAGGTGTACGGAAAGACGTCTCACCTCCGAGCTCACCTCCGCTGGCACTCGGGAGAGAGACCCTTCATTTGCTCATGGAGTTACTGTGGAAAGAGATTCACCCGCAGCGACGAGCTCCAGCGTCACCGCAGAACACACACAG GAGAGAAGAAGTTTGTGTGTCCGGAGTGCTCCAAACGTTTCATGCGCAGCGACCATTTGGccaaacacattaaaactcacCAGAACAAAAAAGGGCTAAACTCCAATGCTGGGGTGGGTCAGATGGAAGCGGGGGCCGCCCCCTCGGACACCATCATCACCGGGGGCGGAGCCACTCTCATCCTGACCAATCTGCAACAGGCCGGCACCCAGGACCTCCTTTCAAACTCCGACCTCCCGCTCCAGCTGGTCACTGTGTCTGCCAGTGAAGTTATGGAGTGA